A genomic region of bacterium contains the following coding sequences:
- a CDS encoding 2-C-methyl-D-erythritol 4-phosphate cytidylyltransferase: AGRILLGWSARALVAHPAVVSLTVTCAEAWRGTAGAALPERPAVRFADPGPTRTASTWNALEVLHAGEGPAAADLVAVHDAARPFVRTELLGRLYEAARESGGAVPGVPVADTIVTSRPADTAAVAYLDRDTLFAVQTPQVFRWSLLYDVHAWAAAEGASFTDDGGLLAARGEPPVIVPGDEANWKVTTTDDLARACAWLEGLG, translated from the coding sequence CCGCGGGCCGCATCCTGCTGGGCTGGAGCGCCCGCGCCCTGGTGGCCCATCCCGCCGTGGTCAGCCTGACGGTGACCTGCGCCGAGGCGTGGCGCGGGACGGCCGGTGCGGCCTTGCCCGAACGTCCCGCGGTCCGCTTCGCCGATCCCGGTCCCACGCGCACGGCGTCGACCTGGAACGCGCTGGAAGTCCTGCACGCGGGCGAGGGCCCCGCCGCCGCCGACCTCGTCGCCGTGCACGACGCGGCCCGTCCCTTCGTCAGGACGGAGCTGCTGGGGCGCCTTTACGAGGCCGCCCGCGAGAGCGGCGGCGCCGTGCCGGGCGTTCCGGTCGCCGACACGATCGTGACCTCCCGCCCCGCGGACACCGCCGCGGTGGCGTACCTGGACCGCGATACCCTGTTCGCGGTGCAGACTCCCCAGGTCTTCCGCTGGTCGCTGCTGTACGACGTGCACGCCTGGGCCGCGGCGGAAGGCGCATCCTTCACAGACGACGGTGGCCTGCTCGCGGCCCGGGGCGAGCCGCCGGTGATCGTGCCGGGGGACGAGGCCAACTGGAAGGTCACCACGACCGACGACCTCGCGCGGGCGTGCGCCTGGCTGGAGGGATTGGGTTGA
- a CDS encoding class I SAM-dependent methyltransferase produces MSAPCAVCGNAEGNRLHEAREMMFGLRDVFTYLECAGCGCVQLTDPPADPSRYYPSDYYAYAEGGPGRWEGLRSRLKGSRARARLQGGDPLGAVLLRLLGTTPRLEWLAWMGLGFEASILDVGCGAGELLQELRRDGFRDLQGIDPFIAADLDLGGGLRIHRRGLAEHAGTHDLVMLHHSLEHMPDQQDVFGHLQRLVRPGGWLLIRIPVTDSSAWREYGVDWVQLDAPRHLFLHSCKSLDRLASAAGFQRRRLLHDSTGFQFWGSEQYRRDVPLRDPRSLASRPARPLFGRGRLAEFERRARALNAAGEGDQAVFFFQIPPS; encoded by the coding sequence TTGAGCGCTCCCTGCGCCGTCTGCGGCAACGCCGAGGGCAATCGACTGCACGAGGCCCGCGAGATGATGTTCGGCCTGCGCGACGTCTTCACCTACCTCGAATGCGCCGGCTGCGGCTGCGTCCAGCTCACGGATCCACCGGCCGACCCGTCGCGCTACTACCCGTCCGACTACTACGCCTACGCCGAGGGCGGTCCCGGGCGATGGGAAGGTCTCCGGAGCCGGCTCAAGGGAAGCCGGGCCCGGGCCCGGCTGCAAGGCGGCGATCCCCTGGGCGCAGTGCTGTTGCGCCTGCTCGGCACCACGCCGCGACTCGAATGGTTGGCCTGGATGGGGCTGGGCTTCGAGGCCTCGATCCTGGACGTGGGGTGCGGCGCGGGGGAGTTGCTGCAGGAGCTCCGCCGCGACGGTTTCCGGGACCTGCAGGGGATCGATCCCTTCATCGCGGCGGATCTCGACCTCGGCGGCGGGCTGCGCATCCATCGCCGCGGCCTGGCAGAGCACGCCGGGACGCATGACCTGGTCATGCTGCACCATTCCCTCGAACACATGCCCGACCAGCAGGACGTCTTCGGGCACCTGCAGCGCCTGGTCCGTCCCGGCGGCTGGCTGCTGATCCGCATCCCCGTGACCGACAGCTCCGCGTGGCGCGAGTACGGCGTCGACTGGGTCCAGCTCGACGCGCCGCGGCATCTCTTCCTGCACTCCTGCAAGAGCCTGGACCGTCTCGCGAGCGCCGCGGGCTTCCAGCGCCGCCGCCTGCTGCACGATTCCACCGGCTTCCAGTTCTGGGGCAGCGAACAGTATCGCCGGGACGTGCCCCTGCGCGATCCCCGGTCGCTGGCCTCCCGTCCAGCCCGCCCCCTGTTCGGCCGCGGTCGGCTGGCCGAGTTCGAGCGGCGCGCCCGGGCCCTCAACGCCGCCGGCGAGGGCGATCAGGCCGTCTTCTTCTTCCAGATCCCGCCCAGCTGA
- a CDS encoding 4Fe-4S binding protein translates to MNEKTQQEAPPVIEINVAWCKGCAICVDFCPQDVLAIENGVAVVVNLDPCNRCQLCDYRCPDFAITVK, encoded by the coding sequence GTGAACGAAAAAACGCAACAGGAAGCCCCTCCTGTGATCGAGATCAACGTGGCCTGGTGCAAGGGGTGCGCCATCTGTGTCGATTTCTGTCCCCAGGACGTTCTGGCGATCGAGAACGGAGTCGCGGTCGTGGTCAATCTCGATCCCTGCAACCGCTGTCAACTCTGCGATTATCGCTGTCCCGACTTTGCCATCACCGTGAAGTGA